The Candidatus Obscuribacterales bacterium sequence TCTCGACCAAGCCGCGCGCTGCAAGCGCGGCGCGTGGAGAGATCTACCAGTAGCTGACTGAAGTCTTACGAATGGAACGTCAGTTCGTCGCGGCAGATCTCTCGACTTCGGCGCGCTTCCGCGCGCCTTTGCTCGAGATGACAAACCATGAAAAGGACTGACGAAGTCGCGGACGTGCAATAGAAGAATAGAGGTCGGCACGACCGACCAACATTTTATGGCATCCGATCTTAGTACTGATAAGCCGGCACACCAAATTGCGCGCGCACTTGTTTGTCCAGTTGCTTTATCTGCGTATCTAAGTCAGCGAGTTGTTGCTTGCGTTGCATCAGTGACGACAACAGCGGTTGTCCTGTCGATTGATCAACTATGAAAAGATCATTCTGCACTTTCAGATAGTCGCTGAATAATTGTCCAGCCGACGTGAAATATTGGAAGTATCCACGATGCACAGGCAACGTCTGCGCGTACAAGGGAAGTTGTCCCATCGCAGTAACTGCTTGCGTGTACTTATTCACCAACTTCGTCAACAAAGCTTGCGCGACGATTTTTTCTTCGCCAGGCATTAAAACTGATAGACCCTTGGACATAAGGTTGTCTGCTTGCTGACGCTCTTGCGGAGTCATTTGAGCTTGGCGGCGAATTTGATCGTATGTCACGAACCACTGCTTAATTTCAGCCGGTGTTGCTTGTTTAACTTGGGGGGCAATTTGTCCGGCACAGCTGGCGGGACAATTGACGTTGAATCCAAAACTGGCAACCAGTGCCACCACTGCAAGCTTGATTGAGAGTTTCGCAGCTTTTGCCGTTGTCATAAGCGGAATTTATACCCTTGGCGTCGCCTGTGATTTCTTACGATATTTTACCCAACTCACACGATTAACAGTCTATTGAGATCCTCAATGAATGTTGGGTAGGAAACTGCAACGCATAAGGTGTCATCGATGGCTAATGGCTCTTGGCAAATCAGATTAGCTATCAAACCGGTCATTGCCAAGCGGTGATCCCCAAACGTTTGCCAAATACTGGCGCCCCTTAAATGTTTATGACCTTCAATTTCATAGCCATCGGGCTTTTCATTTATATTCGCTCCAGCGGCTTTCAAGTTGGCAACCATTGCCGACAATCTATCGCTTTCTTTGACCCGGAGTTCGCTAGCTCCGCTAACGACAAACTTGCCGTCGGCCAAACAGCCGAGCAATGAAAGCGCGGGAATTTCATCGATGCCGGCGGCGATGTTGCCACCGTCAATGGTGACACCGCGCAGGCGCCCGTTGTAACGGACGACCACGTCGGCTACAGGCTCGCCGTCGTATTCCATTTCATTTTCCAACTGGATATCGGCGCCCATCTCTTTGAGGACGTCTATTACCAGGCGGCGTCCTTTGTTGACGCCGACGCTGAGCAACTTGATGTCAGAGCCAGGCAAAAGCGCGGAAGCGACCATAAAGAAAGTAGCCGAGGATATATCAGCGACGACATTTAACTTAAACGGCGGCAAGGGTTCGTCCAACTTTTGCACTGCTGTTGTGAGCGGCTCGTCGACAAGCATGGGCACGCCGATGTGACGGAAAAGGCGCACTGTGTGATCGCGAACCGGCGCAGGCAACTCGACTGTTGTTTTTCCATCGGCTTGCAACCCGGCAAGGAGAAGTGCTGTCTGCACTTGTGCGGAAGCAACTTGCAATTTGAACTTGTGGGCTTTGAGTTCGAGATTATTAGACGGCGCGCCCTCAATTACAAAAGGCGCGTGACCTTCTTTGCCGAGCCATGCCACGCAAACATTCATAGAATTGAGGGGTTCGATAACTCTTTTCATCGGGCGCGAGCGCAAGGACTCATCGCCGTCTAGTTTCGCCTTGAAAGGTTGACCTGCAAGTAGCCCACTTAAAAGTCTTATCGTTGTGCCGCTGTTGCCGGCAAATAGTCCTAGTTGCGCAGGATGTAAGGCAGTGTGTCCCGGACTCTTGACCAGGGCTTTAACGCTTTGACCCTCAGCATCTGACAATTGGATATCCAAGCCCAGCATGCGCATGCACTCAATGGTCGAATAGCAGTCGGCAGCAGGCGAGAGGTTGTCGACCTCGCTAATTCCTTTTGTAAAGGCGGCGAAAATGAATGCCCGATGGGTGATCGACTTGTCACCCGGCACTTTCAATTCACCTAAAAGTTTTCCCGTTGGCTTAAGCATTTCATTTATTGTATTCT is a genomic window containing:
- the aroA gene encoding 3-phosphoshikimate 1-carboxyvinyltransferase encodes the protein MLKPTGKLLGELKVPGDKSITHRAFIFAAFTKGISEVDNLSPAADCYSTIECMRMLGLDIQLSDAEGQSVKALVKSPGHTALHPAQLGLFAGNSGTTIRLLSGLLAGQPFKAKLDGDESLRSRPMKRVIEPLNSMNVCVAWLGKEGHAPFVIEGAPSNNLELKAHKFKLQVASAQVQTALLLAGLQADGKTTVELPAPVRDHTVRLFRHIGVPMLVDEPLTTAVQKLDEPLPPFKLNVVADISSATFFMVASALLPGSDIKLLSVGVNKGRRLVIDVLKEMGADIQLENEMEYDGEPVADVVVRYNGRLRGVTIDGGNIAAGIDEIPALSLLGCLADGKFVVSGASELRVKESDRLSAMVANLKAAGANINEKPDGYEIEGHKHLRGASIWQTFGDHRLAMTGLIANLICQEPLAIDDTLCVAVSYPTFIEDLNRLLIV